One segment of Anastrepha obliqua isolate idAnaObli1 chromosome 3, idAnaObli1_1.0, whole genome shotgun sequence DNA contains the following:
- the LOC129240494 gene encoding dynactin subunit 1-like: MSERNFKVGQKVQIVGKNLRGQVVYVGLTNFSPGKWIGVVLDEKDKGKNNGTVKGITYFKCAPNCGLFVRPAQLNLVFTRGTEEMANSAAPEAGQSSVIKPSGNGNNSMAATPSQSAGKPLENTAAQNKKTDNLTSTNGVPTIKARSETPKLYAPTNSSTTGSSSGNILKATKINQPLQANQRIISSNTQLELSFSGATVSVAAPKRSKTTVSPSESFCCIRQRSAFVETGFLEILHTQFTPGHPLRSPTVFNIHNGPPTGIAISQTDQLQQQHQQQQQRCKDLETINAKLSAELEDLKSQRIEDQKRLHDLERVRLQKEQLSEFKAQIMEQHSMLQRELQRCRQELREANDCKIKYKRELDDVAESIELLTLDKEMAEERAETLQIELETASERIEELSLDVEILRAENENSMSIALGDRPENELKDEIIQPTAAEIRRLEQYNQRLRETVVRLRDVLTHEKQDLQKTNKELETKMSEISELKKTKEILSKRIDVMEMHIFDLKEQVDAALGAESMVSSLAESKIELEERVKLLEEEVMELEALEEIHEQIIEGNQELELDLREEIDALNSTIKVLQQEKNNTLETIYDRDVTIMKFRELVKTLNSNLLLRDQPINALGTGTGTSTSDDLSILSNQDETQSIDFNQMFYVTKACKRAIDMQLNEIELRLCKAHIDHLLAFVPEEILLRGSEHDIILVLLLLQRMYEKLEIICNTIDEKFPSSCEFAKNAIFEGFSVHRFAFRCKCLFVLRSLKLIIKQLIFGLNHCDYEICTHAAIYRGEMESQENSIDELINRLKGDMLDENTPMEAVERTLSFFNTLYTNLICSQNIAELVDEHQLHVMLVEVLDVCLDCINTNAGILHTIIQLGDENTESFWAMQFLMENVNQFKQKLRKLQRKLPSAAIDISGMQQQIERIQHILSTNEQFGRFINILMITVKDATKDIAASSFSTKEDFPCDAAIEHKKLWKIIITNCTKFANAEKTASPITLFHLCIQLLDEQINELFNFISEKESVRNANKNTMFVRSSATTLLQRSLQQKQHSDDIKSLKHTLVERDREIKTQKYLAKMKQNEFSEMQVRKEIAERNLSKAQHNQEEALTKIIEQIEHFDKLMCQRETVIARSFNNLQEKLSIMERNYARLERNLVTRKQVINLTADESYREIDSLNKCLRYERAERIKLHINEMKMRMRNFEPLHVPHSKGITNVAEAKLNKELWMLKNQWILSHIKLKPNVEIERCALKRKSNELLQQTMSSYFKSNPHRSTPSHFGSFGSKDLNEIFS; the protein is encoded by the coding sequence ATGTCCGAACGCAACTTCAAAGTTGGTCAAAAAGTGCAAATTGTTGGTAAAAATCTACGTGGACAAGTGGTGTATGTGGGTTTGACAAACTTCTCACCTGGCAAGTGGATAGGCGTGGTGCTGGACGAAAAggataaaggaaaaaataatggcACTGTCAAGGGCATCACCTACTTCAAATGTGCACCGAATTGTGGACTATTTGTACGCCCAGCCCAACTAAATTTAGTCTTTACTAGAGGAACTGAAGAAATGGCAAACTCAGCAGCACCAGAAGCTGGGCAAAGCAGCGTAATAAAACCTTCTGGAAATGGAAATAATTCAATGGCAGCAACTCCATCACAATCAGCCGGAAAACCATTGGAAAATACTGcagcgcaaaacaaaaaaactgataaTTTGACATCAACTAATGGCGTTCCTACCATTAAGGCCCGCTCGGAAACACCTAAGTTGTATGCTCCTACTAATAGCAGCACAACGGGAAGTTCAAGTGGCAATATTTTAAAGGCAACCAAAATCAATCAGCCCTTACAAGCAAATCAACGAATCATCTCTTCCAACACTCAACTGGAGCTATCATTTTCAGGAGCAACGGTGTCTGTTGCTGCACCTAAACGTAGTAAAACCACCGTCAGCCCTTCGGAATCTTTTTGCTGTATAAGGCAGCGTTCAGCTTTTGTGGAAACTGGGTTTCTGGAGATACTTCACACTCAATTCACTCCAGGTCATCCTCTCCGATCACCGACTGTATTCAACATCCACAATGGCCCGCCCACTGGTATCGCAATAAGCCAAACAGACCAACTacagcagcagcatcaacagcaacaacaaagatGCAAGGATTTGGAGACCATAAATGCTAAACTAAGCGCAGAGTTAGAAGATTTGAAGAGCCAACGAATAGAGGATCAAAAGCGTTTGCATGACTTGGAGAGAGTTCGCCTGCAAAAAGAGCAGTTGAGTGAGTTTAAAGCACAGATTATGGAGCAGCATAGCATGCTTCAACGCGAATTACAACGCTGCCGCCAAGAGCTGAGGGAAGCTAATGattgcaaaattaaatacaagcGCGAACTAGACGATGTGGCTGAGAGCATCGAATTGCTCACGCTGGACAAGGAAATGGCGGAGGAACGTGCAGAAACGTTACAAATTGAGCTAGAGACAGCAAGTGAGCGCATTGAAGAACTTAGTCTGGACGTAGAAATTCTGAGAGCTGAAAATGAAAACTCGATGTCAATTGCGCTTGGCGATCGCCCGGAAAATGAATTGAAAGATGAAATTATTCAGCCAACAGCTGCTGAAATCAGGCGACTTGAACAGTATAATCAACGTCTGAGAGAAACTGTGGTGCGGCTGCGCGATGTTCTAACGCACGAAAAGCAAGATCTACAAAAGACCAACAAGGAACTAGAGACCAAAATGTCTGAAATTTCCGAACTCAAGAAGACTAAGGAAATACTTTCAAAACGAATTGATGTGATGGAAATGCATATTTTCGATTTAAAAGAGCAAGTCGATGCAGCACTTGGAGCGGAGTCAATGGTTTCATCTCTAGCAGAGTCCAAAATCGAATTAGAAGAACGTGTGAAATTATTGGAAGAAGAGGTTATGGAGTTAGAAGCTTTGGAAGAGATTCACGAACAAATAATTGAAGGTAATCAAGAACTAGAACTGGATTTAAGAGAGGAAATAGATGCCCTAAATTCAACAATAAAAGTCCTACAACAAGAGAAGAATAATACACTGGAAACTATATACGACCGAGATGTGACCATTATGAAATTCCGAGAACTTGTTAAAACATTAAATAGCAACTTGCTATTAAGAGATCAGCCCATAAATGCCTTGGGCACAGGTACAGGCACATCTACATCAGATGATCTCAGCATCCTCTCAAATCAAGACGAAACACAAAGTATTGACTTCAATCAAATGTTTTATGTGACAAAGGCTTGCAAAAGAGCCATCGACATGCAGTTAAATGAAATCGAGTTGAGACTGTGTAAAGCACACATTGATCACCTTTTGGCGTTCGTACCTGAGGAGATCCTGCTGCGTGGCAGTGAACATGACATcatattggtgttattattGCTGCAACGAATGTATGAAAAGTTAGAAATAATTTGCAATACAATTGATGAAAAGTTCCCATCATCATGCGAATTCgccaaaaatgcaatatttgagGGATTTTCTGTACACCGATTCGCCTTCCGTTGCAAATGCTTATTTGTATTGCGAAGCCTTAAATTGATCATAAAACAGTTGATTTTTGGTTTGAATCATTGCGATTACGAGATATGCACACATGCAGCAATTTATCGAGGTGAAATGGAATCACAAGAGAATTCTATTGACGAGTTGATTAATCGATTAAAAGGCGATATGTTAGACGAAAATACACCTATGGAAGCTGTAGAACGGACTCTATCGTTCTTCAATACACTTTATACGAACTTAATTTGTTCACAGAATATCGCTGAATTGGTTGATGAGCATCAACTTCACGTTATGTTAGTGGAAGTACTCGATGTATGCTTGGACTGCATCAATACGAATGCTGGTATCCTACACACTATCATTCAGCTGGGAGATGAAAATACCGAATCGTTTTGGGCTATGCAATTTCTCATGGAAAATGTTAACCAGTTCAAGCAAAAGCTGAGGAAGCTGCAACGTAAGCTGCCTTCTGCCGCGATTGATATATCCGGCATGCAACAACAGATTGAACGCATACAACATATTCTATCAACAAACGAACAATTCGGAcgttttatcaatattttaatGATAACGGTAAAAGATGCAACGAAGGACATAGCCGCATCCTCCTTTTCAACCAAAGAAGACTTTCCCTGCGATGCGGCCATAGAGCATAAAAAACTTTGGAAAATCATTATAACGAATTGCACAAAATTTGCGAATGCAGAAAAGACAGCGAGCCCAATCACTTTATTTCATCTGTGCATCCAACTACTAGACGAACAAATTAATGAGCTCTTCAATTTCATCTCAGAGAAAGAATCAGTGCGCAacgcaaataaaaatacaatgttCGTGCGCTCTTCGGCCACTACTCTACTGCAACGGTCattgcaacaaaagcaacattcTGATGACATAAAGAGTCTGAAGCATACATTAGTTGAACGTGATAGGGAGATCAAAACGCAGAAATATTTAGCGAAGATGAAGCAAAACGAGTTTTCTGAAATGCAAGTACGTAAAGAGATCGCCGAGCGTAATTTATCAAAAGCACAACACAATCAAGAGGAGGCCCTGACTAAAATCATCGAACAAATagagcattttgacaagttAATGTGCCAACGCGAAACTGTAATCGCCCGGTcgtttaataatttacaagaAAAGCTGTCAATAATGGAGCGGAACTATGCGCGGCTTGAAAGGAATCTCGTCACCCGAAAACAGGTAATCAATTTGACAGCAGATGAGAGCTACCGCGAAATTGACTCGCTTAACAAATGCTTGCGTTACGAACGGGCAGAACGaataaaacttcacataaacgaAATGAAAATGCGCATGCGCAACTTTGAGCCACTGCATGTGCCACACAGCAAAGGAATAACGAATGTGGCGGAGGCAAAACTCAATAAGGAGTTGTggatgttaaaaaatcaatgGATACTTTCACATATcaaattaaaaccaaatgtgGAAATCGAACGATGTGCTCTAAAACGAAAATCAAATGAGCTACTGCAACAAACCATGAGCTCATACTTCAAGTCTAATCCGCATCGCAGCACACCCAGCCATTTTGGATCGTTCGGCTCAAaggatttaaatgaaatattctcTTAA